One Phaseolus vulgaris cultivar G19833 chromosome 11, P. vulgaris v2.0, whole genome shotgun sequence genomic window carries:
- the LOC137806227 gene encoding uncharacterized protein — translation MITSDLNLDEFFKVSQCGFAKEMWDILEGTHEGTQNVKRAEKHALIQEYEIFRMMKGETILDVQKRFTHIVNHIISLAKIFEREELNIKIFKCFDRTWQPKVTTISESKNLTTLTTTSLFGKLREHKLEMNRLNDQENKEKHVKGIALKAAGQKGDQDSSDYSDSETFNLLTRKFDKFSKKNNREKSQPSNRYNSKNVNEFNSTNYTYFGCGIQEHIKVECPSNVSKEKGGYKKFEKKGKSRRAYIAWQNNDDSSSSSSSKGR, via the coding sequence ATGATAACTTCTGACTTGAATTTAGATGAATTTTTCAAGGTCTCTCAATGTGGATttgcaaaggagatgtgggacatcctTGAAGGAACCCATGAAGGCACACAAAATGTGAAAAGGGCAGAGAAGCATGCCTTgatccaagaatatgaaattTTTAGGATGATGAAAGGGGAAACCATCCTAGATGTGCAAAAGAGATTTACTCACATAGTAAATCACATCATTAGCCTTGCCAAAATCTTTGAAAGGGaggagttgaacatcaagatcttcaAATGCTTTGATAGAACTTGGCAACCAAAGGTTACAACTATTTCAGAATCCAAGAATTTGACTACATTGACCACTACCTCCCTGTTTGGAAAGCTAAGAGAGCATAAGCTTGAGATGAACCGGCTTAATGaccaagaaaataaagaaaagcatGTGAAGGGCATTGCTTTAAAAGCTGCTGGTCAGAAGGGTGATCAAGACTCAAGTGACTATAGTGACAGTGAGACTTTCAACTTGCTCACAAGGAAATTTGACAAGTTCTCGAAGAAGAACAACAGGGAAAAAAGTCAACCATCAAATAGGTACAATAGCAAAAatgttaatgaatttaattctacaaactaCACTTATTTTGGATGTGGCATACAGGAACATATCAAGGTTGAATGTCCAAGTAATGTGAGCAAAGAGAAAGGGGGTTACAAGAAGtttgaaaagaaaggaaaatcaagaagagcctacatagcttggcaAAACAATGATGACTCATCCTCAAGTTCATCAtcaaaaggaagatga
- the LOC137806215 gene encoding secreted RxLR effector protein 161-like: MPFSYVKLSTVGRFSRSLRWKTVKRPPHQCQQAAWMQTWLEKLSTSYLTASRPDIMFAVCVCARFQSNPKESHFKATKRILKYLKGTTSVGLWYPFHSSINLVGYSDFDFAWCKLDRKSTSDTCHLLGASLISWHSKKQACVALSTAEVGYIVVGSCAHILWIKQQLEDFGLKLYNMPLLCDNTSAINLTKT, encoded by the coding sequence ATGCCATTTTCCTATGTCAAACTAAGTACTGTAGggagattctcaagaagtttgagatggaaaaCTGTAAAGAGGCCTCCACACCAATGTCAACAAGCTGCATGGATGCAGACTTGGCTGGAAAAGTTGTCAACAAGTTATCTCACTGCTAGCAGACCTGACATCATGTTTGCAGTTTGCGTATGTGCTAGATTTCAATCCAATCCAAAAGAATCCCACTTCAAAGCTACCAAACGAAtcctgaaatatctcaaaggcaCAACCAGTGTTGGTTTATGGTATCCCTTTCACTCTTCTATAAATCTGGTTGGATATTCTGATTTTGATTTTGCATGGTGCAAATtggatagaaagagcacaagtgacACATGTCATCTTCTTGGAGCAAGCCTCATAtcttggcatagcaagaagcaagcttgtgtggctCTCTCCACTGCAGAAGTTGGATACATAGTTGTTGGCAGTTGTGCACATATTCTATGGATCAAACAACAGCTAGAAGACTTTGGTTTGAAGCTATACAATATGCCTCTGCtttgtgataacacaagtgcaatcaaccTCACTAAAACTTAG